Proteins encoded in a region of the Ornithodoros turicata isolate Travis chromosome 3, ASM3712646v1, whole genome shotgun sequence genome:
- the LOC135389570 gene encoding uncharacterized protein LOC135389570, whose translation MKFTEKLFSGSVATALEFFGGRPECIKLKDCQATVSFTRRLNTLFDCLNIQRSQDVAQAGPGRLNVIKESITRLEEWCAFRSTLAPQQQVCFLSKKTCAALRVTLRSTVALVEPLRASGFKYVLTRKLNQDPLDVKACSIHFS comes from the exons atgaaattcactgaaaag CTATTTAGCGGATCTGTGGCAACAGCCCTTGAGTTCTTTGGTGGACGACCAGAGTGCATCAAGCTGAAGGATTGTCAGGCAACTGTATCCTTCACTCGAAGGCTCAACACCCTGTTCGACTGCCTGAACATTCAGCGATCTCAAGATGTCGCACAAGCCGGGCCAGGACGACTGAAT GTTATAAAGGAGAGCATCACAAGGCTGGAAGAGTGGTGTGCATTCAGATCTACTCTCGCTCCACAGCAGCAGGTGTGCTTCCTGAGCAAAAAGACATGTGCTGCCCTAAGGGTGACCCTTCGTAGCACTGTTGCACTAGTGGAGCCACTGAGGGCCTCTGGATTCAAGTATGTTCTCACAAGAAAACTGAATCAAGACCCATTGGATGTAAAGGCTTGCAGTATACATTTCTCTTAA